A genomic region of Methylobacterium durans contains the following coding sequences:
- a CDS encoding DUF4089 domain-containing protein, with amino-acid sequence MPEPIPNLDAGTAAAAEMLGIPVEPGWAEAIAANLRVLREAAALVEGFPLPDEAEAAPVFTA; translated from the coding sequence ATGCCCGAGCCGATTCCGAACCTCGACGCCGGCACGGCCGCGGCCGCGGAGATGCTCGGCATCCCGGTCGAGCCCGGTTGGGCGGAGGCGATCGCCGCCAACCTGCGGGTCCTGAGGGAGGCGGCGGCCCTGGTCGAGGGCTTCCCGCTGCCCGACGAGGCCGAGGCGGCGCCGGTCTTCACCGCATGA
- a CDS encoding AtzE family amidohydrolase, translating to MSAALDWSLAPASEIAAAVSAGRVGARAVTEAALARIRRIDPGVNAFTDLLPERARARADALDRARAAGEALGPLAGVPFAVKNLFDIAGLPTRAGARINRERPPAKRDAALVRRLEAAGAILLGGLNMGEYAYDFTGENVHDGDTHNPHDLAHMSGGSSGGSGGAVAAGLVPLALGSDTNGSIRVPSAFCGCFGLKPTYGRLSRAGSFPFVGSLDHVGPMARSARDLALAYDAMLGRDSEDPAQADRPPEPVGDGLERGAAGLRVAVAGGYFARMGEPDAFAAVAQAARALGATATVEIPEAARARAAAYLITAAEGAALHLDRLRTRAGDFDPAVRDRLIAGAMIPAPFVERAQRFRRWYRAALLDLFGSVDLILAPATPCRAPRGGQKTFVLDGITLPVRANVGLYTQPISFIGLPVVAVPVRLDGGLPLGVQIIAAPWREDLALRAAHHLERAGVARAPIAALD from the coding sequence ATGAGCGCGGCGTTGGACTGGAGCCTCGCCCCGGCCTCCGAGATCGCCGCCGCCGTCTCCGCCGGCCGGGTCGGCGCCCGCGCCGTGACCGAGGCCGCGCTCGCGCGGATCCGGCGGATCGACCCGGGGGTGAACGCCTTCACGGATCTCCTGCCCGAGCGCGCCCGCGCCCGCGCCGACGCCCTCGACCGGGCCCGCGCCGCGGGCGAGGCCCTCGGCCCGCTGGCGGGCGTGCCCTTCGCGGTCAAGAACCTGTTCGACATCGCCGGCCTGCCGACCCGGGCCGGGGCGCGGATCAACCGGGAGCGCCCGCCCGCGAAGCGCGACGCCGCCCTCGTCCGCCGGCTCGAGGCGGCGGGGGCGATCCTCCTCGGTGGGCTCAACATGGGCGAGTACGCCTACGACTTCACCGGCGAGAACGTCCACGACGGCGACACGCACAATCCCCACGACCTCGCCCACATGTCCGGCGGCTCGTCCGGCGGCTCCGGCGGGGCGGTCGCGGCGGGCCTCGTGCCGCTCGCGCTCGGCTCGGACACCAACGGCTCGATCCGCGTGCCCTCCGCCTTCTGCGGCTGCTTCGGCCTCAAGCCCACCTACGGGCGCCTGAGCCGGGCCGGCAGCTTCCCCTTCGTCGGCAGCCTCGACCATGTCGGTCCGATGGCGCGCTCGGCCCGCGACCTCGCGCTGGCCTACGACGCGATGCTCGGGCGCGACTCGGAAGATCCGGCGCAGGCCGACCGGCCGCCCGAGCCGGTGGGGGACGGGCTGGAGCGGGGGGCCGCGGGCCTGCGCGTCGCGGTCGCCGGGGGCTATTTCGCGCGGATGGGCGAGCCCGACGCCTTCGCCGCCGTGGCGCAGGCCGCCCGCGCCCTCGGGGCGACGGCGACGGTCGAGATCCCCGAGGCCGCGAGGGCCCGGGCCGCGGCCTACCTGATCACGGCCGCCGAGGGCGCGGCCCTCCATCTCGACCGGCTGCGGACCCGCGCGGGCGATTTCGACCCGGCCGTGCGCGACCGCCTGATCGCCGGGGCGATGATCCCGGCGCCCTTCGTGGAGCGGGCGCAGCGCTTCCGGCGCTGGTACCGCGCCGCCTTGCTCGACCTGTTCGGCTCGGTCGACCTGATCCTGGCGCCGGCCACCCCCTGCCGGGCGCCGCGCGGCGGCCAGAAGACCTTCGTGCTCGACGGGATCACCCTGCCGGTGCGGGCCAATGTCGGCCTCTACACCCAGCCGATCTCGTTCATCGGCCTGCCCGTCGTGGCGGTGCCGGTGCGGCTCGACGGCGGCCTGCCGCTCGGCGTGCAGATTATCGCGGCGCCCTGGCGGGAGGATCTCGCGCTCCGCGCGGCGCATCACCTGGAGCGGGCGGGCGTCGCGCGGGCGCCGATTGCCGCCCTCGATTGA
- the hpxZ gene encoding oxalurate catabolism protein HpxZ has protein sequence MQIDDPEVKAEVEAAFRRYEAALVGNDVATLEALFRDDARTIRYGAAENLYGMEAIRAFRRARSPQGLARDLAGTVITTYGRDFATAMTLFRRDGAPGRIGRQSQSWVRFPEGWRVVAAHVSVIEA, from the coding sequence ATGCAGATCGACGATCCGGAAGTGAAGGCGGAGGTCGAGGCGGCGTTCCGCCGCTACGAGGCCGCCCTCGTGGGCAACGACGTGGCGACGCTGGAGGCCCTCTTCCGCGACGATGCCCGCACCATCCGCTACGGCGCGGCGGAGAACCTCTACGGCATGGAGGCGATCCGCGCCTTCCGCCGCGCGCGCTCGCCGCAGGGGCTCGCCCGCGACCTCGCGGGCACGGTCATCACCACCTACGGCCGGGACTTCGCCACGGCGATGACCCTGTTCCGGCGCGACGGAGCCCCGGGACGGATCGGCCGCCAGAGCCAGAGCTGGGTCCGCTTCCCGGAGGGCTGGCGCGTGGTGGCGGCCCATGTGAGCGTCATCGAGGCGTGA
- a CDS encoding DUF2252 family protein — protein sequence MWERDAQGPETRAALLERQRTLKMARSAHAYVRGNTLKFYEWLDGLARGTLPEGPAVWICGDCHLGNLGPLADADGRVDIQVRDLDQTVIGNPTHDLVRLGLSLASAARGSDLPGVVTARMLHEMIQGYALGLGEPEADEAPPEPDAVRTVRRRALGRQWKHLARERLKDVEPSIPLGRKFWALDRAEREALDGLFRAEDVRRLVLALNGRSARAEIRMIDAAYWMKGCSSLGFLRYAALVRIAEPDGKRKLALVDLKEAVAPAAPAAPGAEMPSDPAERVVAGARALSPNLGERMLPVHLMDKPVVMRELAPQDLKLDVDQFSRVEAVRAAHYLAYVVGKAHGRQMDEAARAAWRREVAADVSRAGEAPSWLWTSVVALAGRHEVGYLDHCRRYASADAA from the coding sequence ATGTGGGAGCGTGACGCGCAGGGTCCTGAAACGCGTGCGGCGCTGCTGGAGCGCCAACGCACCCTCAAGATGGCGAGATCCGCCCATGCCTACGTCCGGGGCAACACCCTGAAATTCTACGAGTGGCTGGACGGCCTCGCCCGCGGCACACTGCCGGAGGGGCCGGCGGTCTGGATCTGCGGCGATTGCCACCTCGGGAACCTCGGCCCCCTCGCCGACGCCGACGGTCGCGTCGACATTCAGGTCCGCGACCTCGACCAGACCGTCATCGGCAATCCGACGCACGATCTCGTCCGCCTCGGCCTGTCGCTCGCCAGCGCCGCCCGGGGCTCGGACCTGCCGGGGGTCGTGACGGCCCGGATGCTGCACGAGATGATCCAGGGCTACGCGCTGGGCCTGGGCGAGCCGGAGGCGGACGAGGCTCCGCCCGAGCCCGACGCGGTGCGCACGGTCCGGCGCCGCGCCCTCGGCCGGCAGTGGAAGCACCTCGCCCGCGAGCGCCTGAAGGACGTGGAGCCCTCGATCCCGCTCGGGCGCAAGTTCTGGGCGCTCGACCGGGCGGAGCGCGAGGCCCTCGACGGCCTCTTCCGCGCCGAGGACGTGCGCCGCCTCGTCCTGGCGCTCAACGGCCGCAGCGCGCGCGCCGAGATCCGCATGATCGACGCGGCCTACTGGATGAAGGGTTGCTCTTCGCTCGGCTTCCTGCGCTACGCCGCGCTCGTGCGCATCGCCGAGCCGGACGGCAAGCGCAAGCTGGCGCTCGTCGACCTGAAGGAGGCGGTCGCCCCCGCCGCCCCCGCCGCGCCGGGGGCGGAGATGCCGTCGGATCCTGCCGAGCGCGTGGTGGCCGGCGCGCGGGCGCTCTCGCCGAACCTCGGCGAGCGCATGCTGCCTGTGCACCTCATGGACAAGCCGGTGGTGATGCGCGAGCTCGCGCCGCAGGACCTGAAGCTCGACGTCGACCAGTTCAGCCGCGTCGAGGCGGTGCGGGCGGCGCATTACCTCGCCTACGTGGTGGGCAAGGCGCACGGCCGGCAGATGGACGAGGCCGCGCGCGCCGCTTGGCGCCGGGAGGTCGCCGCGGACGTGTCGCGCGCCGGCGAGGCGCCCTCCTGGCTCTGGACGAGCGTCGTCGCCCTCGCCGGGCGCCACGAGGTCGGCTACCTCGACCATTGCCGCCGCTACGCGAGCGCGGATGCCGCCTGA
- a CDS encoding ATP-binding cassette domain-containing protein, whose amino-acid sequence MRRLTRPLARHLRAPAAMPLAILALTAAGLGLVGLSQGYTHFVIALVALTVVAGTGLNVLLGLAGLISFGHAGFYALGAYASAILTLAGISFWLALPAAGLLTALVGALLAVPAMRVKGPYLAMMTIAFGFLVEHGLVEGGALTGGQNGLVITQGPVLFGETLAERGLAILSVLGAGLSLYGFHRLRLARLGRALRAVRDSEAAAASLGFDPVRVKTAAFAISAGLTGLAGAVLPPLMLFIAPSSFPFSQSILFVLSVVVGGAGTVLGPLCGALVTVLLPELLAGLAEYRLIFFGLTTLVVLWLVPAGIVGTLARLLPRMADERAPRPDETVGLPGRTEGDPLVIEGLGISFGGIRAADGVSLTAAAAQVTSLIGPNGAGKTTVLNMVSGFYRPDAGTIRLGRRDLAGAPAHAIARAGIARTYQTTRLFGSLSVLDNVMLAIAPGSLLRRNAAEDARRAAALLAFAGYAGPLGRPAAELPHVDRRLVEIARALAGAPKVLLLDEPAAGLTRADTDRIGGLLRRIAESGVAVILVEHDMPLVMGTSDHILVMDAGRPIATGRPAEIRRDPAVLRAYLGGAETPARPRPAPWQGPADPVLASHRLRAGYGAAPVLDDLALSVRPGETVALLGANGAGKSTAMRALSGLLRPVQGSIVLADRAIAGLPAHAIARLGLALVPEGRQVFPELTVVENIRLGARSRRGRIDPAEVEALLDRFPRLRERAQSRAGLLSGGEQQMLAIARGLMARPRILLLDEPSLGLAPAMINTLYAVVADLRDQGITILIVDQMAALALTVADRGYVLEQGRVVTEGSAAELQADKGLEAAYLGAA is encoded by the coding sequence ATGCGCCGCCTCACGCGCCCCCTCGCACGCCACCTCCGCGCCCCCGCGGCGATGCCGCTGGCGATCCTGGCTCTCACCGCCGCCGGGCTCGGGCTCGTCGGCCTGAGCCAGGGCTACACCCACTTCGTCATCGCCCTCGTCGCCCTGACCGTCGTGGCCGGCACCGGCCTCAACGTGCTGCTCGGCCTCGCGGGCCTGATCTCGTTCGGGCATGCGGGATTCTACGCGCTCGGCGCCTACGCGAGCGCGATCCTGACGCTCGCGGGGATCAGCTTCTGGCTCGCCCTTCCCGCCGCCGGCCTGCTGACCGCCCTCGTCGGCGCGCTCCTCGCCGTGCCCGCCATGCGGGTGAAGGGCCCCTACCTCGCGATGATGACGATCGCCTTCGGCTTCCTCGTGGAGCACGGGCTCGTCGAGGGCGGGGCGCTCACCGGCGGCCAGAACGGGCTCGTGATCACGCAAGGCCCGGTCCTGTTCGGCGAGACGCTGGCCGAGCGGGGCCTCGCGATCCTCTCGGTGCTCGGCGCCGGCCTCAGCCTCTACGGGTTCCACCGCCTGCGCCTCGCCCGCCTCGGCCGCGCCCTGCGCGCCGTGCGGGATTCGGAGGCGGCGGCGGCCTCGCTCGGCTTCGACCCCGTGCGGGTGAAGACGGCGGCCTTCGCGATCTCGGCCGGGCTCACCGGCCTCGCGGGGGCAGTGCTGCCGCCCCTGATGCTGTTCATCGCCCCGAGTTCCTTCCCGTTCTCGCAATCGATCCTGTTCGTGCTCTCCGTGGTGGTGGGCGGGGCCGGCACGGTGCTCGGGCCGCTCTGCGGCGCCCTCGTCACCGTGCTCCTGCCGGAGCTGCTCGCCGGCCTCGCCGAGTACCGGCTGATCTTCTTCGGGCTGACGACGCTCGTGGTGCTGTGGCTGGTGCCGGCCGGCATCGTCGGGACGCTGGCGCGGCTCCTGCCCCGGATGGCGGACGAGCGCGCCCCGAGGCCGGACGAGACGGTCGGCCTTCCCGGCCGGACGGAGGGCGACCCGCTCGTCATCGAAGGGCTCGGCATCAGCTTCGGCGGCATCCGCGCCGCCGACGGGGTCTCGCTCACCGCCGCCGCGGCCCAGGTCACGAGCCTCATCGGACCGAACGGCGCCGGCAAGACCACCGTCCTCAACATGGTCTCGGGTTTCTACCGGCCGGATGCGGGGACGATCCGCCTGGGACGCCGCGACCTCGCTGGCGCGCCGGCCCACGCGATCGCCCGGGCCGGCATCGCCCGCACCTACCAGACCACGCGCCTGTTCGGCTCGCTCAGCGTCCTCGACAACGTCATGCTGGCGATCGCGCCCGGCAGCCTGCTCCGGCGGAATGCCGCCGAGGATGCCCGCAGGGCTGCCGCTCTGCTCGCCTTCGCAGGCTATGCGGGCCCGCTCGGCAGACCGGCCGCGGAGCTGCCGCATGTCGACCGGCGCCTCGTCGAGATCGCCCGGGCCCTGGCGGGCGCCCCGAAGGTGCTCCTCCTCGACGAGCCGGCCGCCGGCTTGACCCGTGCCGACACCGACCGGATCGGCGGCCTCCTGCGGCGCATCGCGGAATCCGGCGTCGCGGTCATCCTCGTCGAGCACGACATGCCCCTGGTGATGGGCACCTCCGACCACATCCTGGTCATGGATGCGGGCCGCCCGATCGCGACGGGCCGGCCCGCCGAGATACGCCGCGACCCGGCCGTCCTGCGCGCCTATCTCGGCGGCGCCGAGACCCCGGCCCGGCCCCGGCCCGCGCCCTGGCAGGGACCGGCCGATCCGGTCCTCGCGAGCCATCGCCTCCGGGCGGGCTACGGCGCGGCGCCGGTGCTCGACGACCTCGCCCTCTCGGTCCGCCCCGGCGAGACGGTGGCGCTGCTCGGCGCCAACGGCGCCGGCAAGTCCACGGCGATGCGGGCCCTCTCGGGCCTGCTGCGCCCGGTCCAGGGCAGCATCGTCCTGGCCGACCGCGCGATCGCGGGGCTTCCGGCCCACGCCATCGCCCGCCTCGGCCTCGCCCTCGTGCCGGAGGGGCGGCAGGTCTTCCCGGAACTGACCGTCGTCGAGAACATCCGGCTCGGCGCCCGCAGCCGGCGCGGGCGGATCGACCCGGCCGAGGTCGAGGCCCTGCTCGACCGCTTCCCGCGGCTGCGCGAGCGGGCGCAGAGCCGGGCGGGCCTCCTCTCGGGCGGCGAGCAGCAGATGCTCGCCATCGCCCGCGGGTTGATGGCGCGGCCGCGCATCCTCCTCCTCGACGAGCCCTCCCTCGGGCTCGCCCCCGCGATGATCAACACCCTCTACGCCGTGGTGGCGGATCTGCGCGACCAGGGCATCACCATCCTGATCGTCGACCAGATGGCGGCGCTCGCCCTCACCGTCGCGGACCGGGGCTACGTGCTGGAGCAGGGTCGCGTCGTCACCGAGGGCAGCGCGGCCGAGCTCCAGGCGGACAAGGGCCTGGAAGCGGCCTATCTCGGCGCGGCCTGA
- a CDS encoding arsenic transporter, with translation MAATLGLPLNLATWIIAALATLGVILRPFSWPEAIWAGLGAILLVVLGLMPWHVALEGVAKGTDVYLFLVGMMLLSEIARKEGLFDWLAAHAVRAARGSATRLFLLVYVVGTVVTVFLSNDACAVVLTPAVFAATKAAGVKEPLPYLLVCAFIANAASFVLPISNPANLVVFAEHMPPLGQWLATFSLPSLLAIVATYAALRLTQNAQLQGETVATDVETPALPLGGKVAGAGIVATGAVLIGASWAGLDLGLPTFAAGLATTLVVLLINRGGLVAVVKDVSWSVLPLVAGLFVLVEALEKTGVLRMLADLLRDAARADPSATAWAGGALVAFGANLVNNLPAGLLAGASVQAAQVPQTVAGAILIGIDLGPNLSVTGSLATILWLTAIRREGEDVSAWQFLKLGLLVMPPALVLALAGLILV, from the coding sequence GTGGCTGCCACCCTGGGGCTCCCCCTCAACCTCGCGACCTGGATCATCGCCGCCCTGGCGACGCTGGGCGTGATCCTGCGGCCCTTCTCCTGGCCCGAGGCGATCTGGGCGGGGCTCGGCGCGATCCTCCTCGTCGTGCTCGGCCTGATGCCGTGGCATGTGGCGCTGGAAGGCGTCGCCAAGGGCACCGACGTCTACCTCTTCCTCGTCGGCATGATGCTGCTGTCGGAGATTGCCCGGAAGGAGGGCCTGTTCGACTGGCTCGCCGCCCACGCGGTGCGGGCCGCCAGGGGCTCGGCGACGCGGCTGTTCCTGCTCGTCTACGTCGTCGGCACGGTGGTGACGGTCTTCCTGTCGAACGACGCCTGCGCCGTGGTGCTGACCCCCGCCGTCTTCGCGGCCACCAAGGCCGCGGGAGTGAAGGAGCCGCTGCCCTACCTGCTCGTCTGCGCCTTCATCGCCAACGCGGCGAGCTTCGTGCTGCCGATCTCGAACCCCGCCAACCTCGTGGTCTTCGCCGAGCACATGCCGCCGCTGGGGCAGTGGCTCGCGACCTTCAGCCTTCCCTCGTTGCTCGCCATCGTGGCGACCTACGCGGCGCTCCGCCTCACGCAGAACGCGCAGTTGCAGGGCGAGACGGTCGCGACGGATGTCGAGACGCCGGCGCTCCCGCTCGGTGGCAAGGTCGCGGGCGCCGGCATCGTTGCCACGGGCGCGGTCCTGATCGGCGCCTCGTGGGCAGGGCTCGACCTCGGTCTTCCGACCTTCGCCGCGGGCCTCGCCACCACGCTGGTCGTGCTCCTGATCAACCGCGGCGGCCTCGTCGCGGTCGTCAAGGACGTCTCGTGGAGCGTGCTGCCGCTGGTCGCCGGGCTGTTCGTCCTGGTCGAGGCCCTGGAGAAGACCGGCGTCCTGCGGATGCTGGCCGACCTCCTGAGAGACGCCGCGCGGGCCGACCCGTCCGCGACCGCCTGGGCCGGGGGCGCCCTCGTGGCGTTCGGCGCGAACCTCGTGAACAACCTGCCGGCGGGCCTGCTGGCGGGCGCCTCTGTGCAGGCCGCGCAGGTCCCGCAGACGGTCGCGGGCGCGATCCTGATCGGCATCGACCTCGGGCCGAACCTGTCGGTCACGGGCTCGCTGGCGACGATCCTCTGGCTCACCGCGATCCGGCGCGAGGGCGAGGACGTCTCCGCGTGGCAGTTCCTGAAGCTCGGGCTCCTCGTGATGCCCCCGGCGCTCGTCCTGGCGCTCGCGGGCCTGATCCTCGTCTGA
- a CDS encoding GntR family transcriptional regulator, whose translation MTDAGRRREGPDRVGAICRSLRRAIVERALAPGDRLPEDALGERFGVSRTIARQALGQLAAEGLVELRRNRIAVVATPSWEEARDAFDVRIGLERLVVSRLAGRLSAEQKATLDTHIAGEEAAASGPEATSIRLATEFHLLLAEMTGSAVLRRYVAELGYRCALILSLYARPHSSDCAVSEHRAIVSALAEGDAARASALMDHHLDAVAERARIAAAPLRDLDLVRRLAPYVEP comes from the coding sequence ATGACGGATGCTGGTAGACGACGTGAGGGGCCGGACCGCGTCGGTGCGATCTGCCGGTCACTTCGCCGCGCGATCGTCGAGCGGGCGCTGGCGCCGGGCGACCGCCTGCCCGAGGACGCGCTCGGCGAGCGCTTCGGCGTCAGCCGCACGATCGCGCGTCAGGCTCTGGGACAGCTCGCCGCCGAGGGCTTGGTCGAGCTGCGCCGGAATCGGATCGCGGTCGTCGCGACGCCGAGCTGGGAGGAGGCGCGGGACGCGTTCGACGTCCGGATCGGGCTCGAACGCTTGGTCGTGTCCCGCTTGGCGGGGCGCCTGAGCGCCGAGCAGAAGGCGACCCTCGACACCCATATCGCGGGCGAGGAGGCCGCGGCGAGCGGGCCGGAAGCGACCTCGATCCGCCTCGCGACCGAGTTCCACCTCCTGCTCGCGGAGATGACCGGCAGCGCGGTGCTCCGGCGCTACGTGGCCGAACTCGGCTACCGCTGCGCCCTGATCCTGTCGCTCTACGCGCGCCCGCACTCGTCGGATTGCGCGGTGAGCGAGCACCGGGCCATCGTCTCCGCCCTGGCCGAGGGCGACGCGGCGCGGGCGAGCGCGCTGATGGACCATCACCTCGACGCCGTGGCCGAGCGGGCGCGGATCGCCGCCGCGCCGCTGCGCGACCTGGACCTCGTCCGGCGGCTGGCGCCCTACGTCGAGCCCTGA
- a CDS encoding branched-chain amino acid ABC transporter permease produces the protein MLTSVLVSGLGLGSMYGLIALGFHITYAVSGTVNFAQGSAVTLGAVLGYWLAVGLGWPMPLAVAGALLGCALLGLVVERILVRPFVERGSDAWLLATVAGGIILDNALLFTFGKEPRSLPSALVASPIEVLGAGIYPLQIVIPVVGIAAALALRAVFRGTDLGRVLLAVAQNADAARLMGIDVRRTVACAFALSGLLAGAAGLLIAPLFSVSAEMGALFGIKAFAVAILGGIGSATGVVLAGLLYGLVEAGVTATLGSTYTQIVVFSVIILALALRPDGLLGRAAVNKV, from the coding sequence ATGCTGACCAGCGTCCTCGTCAGCGGGCTCGGCCTCGGCAGCATGTACGGGCTGATCGCGCTGGGCTTCCACATCACCTACGCGGTCTCCGGGACCGTCAACTTCGCGCAGGGCAGCGCCGTCACCCTCGGGGCGGTGCTCGGTTACTGGCTCGCTGTCGGGCTCGGCTGGCCGATGCCGCTCGCGGTGGCGGGCGCGCTCCTCGGCTGCGCGCTCCTCGGCCTCGTCGTCGAGCGGATCCTGGTGCGGCCCTTCGTGGAGCGCGGCTCCGACGCGTGGCTGCTCGCCACCGTGGCGGGCGGCATCATCCTCGACAACGCCCTCCTCTTCACCTTCGGCAAGGAGCCGCGCAGCTTGCCCTCCGCCCTGGTGGCGAGCCCCATCGAGGTTCTCGGCGCCGGGATCTACCCGCTGCAGATCGTGATCCCGGTCGTCGGGATCGCGGCGGCGCTGGCGTTGCGGGCCGTATTCCGCGGGACCGATCTCGGCCGCGTCCTCCTCGCCGTGGCGCAGAACGCGGATGCCGCCCGGCTGATGGGGATCGACGTCCGCCGCACCGTGGCCTGCGCCTTCGCGCTCTCCGGGCTCCTCGCGGGCGCGGCCGGTCTCCTGATCGCGCCCCTGTTCTCGGTCTCGGCCGAGATGGGCGCGCTCTTCGGGATCAAGGCCTTCGCGGTCGCGATCCTCGGCGGCATCGGCTCGGCCACCGGCGTGGTGCTGGCCGGCCTGCTCTACGGGCTCGTCGAGGCGGGCGTCACGGCGACCCTCGGCTCCACCTACACGCAGATCGTCGTGTTTTCGGTGATCATCCTGGCGCTGGCGCTCCGTCCGGACGGCCTCCTCGGCCGGGCGGCGGTCAACAAGGTCTGA
- a CDS encoding polysaccharide deacetylase family protein: protein MRSTSDPRSTSDHGRYGYSALPDRPVYDWPGGKRLAVYLGLNLETFAFGEGLGAELAPGGPQPDVLNYAWRDWGNRVGAWRIRDLLDELGLPAGVLANSNLYRDCPGLIEAFRARGDEIVAHGRTNAERQGALDEASERALIAEATAVIARAEGRTPAGWLGPWISQSPATPDLLAEAGYRYLLDWAHDDQPIWFATRDGGRILSVPYPQELNDIPAIVARKETGTHFAEMIVETFEEMLDQSRRAPLVMGIALHPYIVGQPHRLRPLRRALRHIAERRDAVWITTPGAIAEHAASLQG, encoded by the coding sequence ATGCGATCGACCTCGGACCCACGATCGACCTCGGACCACGGACGCTACGGCTACAGCGCCCTGCCCGACCGCCCGGTCTACGACTGGCCGGGGGGCAAGCGCCTCGCCGTCTATCTCGGGCTCAACCTCGAGACCTTCGCGTTCGGCGAGGGGCTCGGCGCCGAGCTCGCGCCGGGCGGGCCGCAGCCGGACGTCCTGAACTACGCCTGGCGCGACTGGGGCAACCGCGTGGGCGCCTGGCGCATCCGCGACCTGCTGGACGAACTCGGCCTGCCGGCCGGCGTGCTGGCCAACAGCAACCTCTACCGGGACTGCCCCGGCCTGATCGAGGCGTTCCGCGCCCGCGGCGACGAGATCGTCGCGCACGGACGCACCAACGCCGAGCGTCAGGGCGCGCTCGACGAGGCGAGCGAGCGCGCGCTCATCGCCGAGGCGACCGCCGTGATCGCGCGCGCGGAGGGACGGACGCCCGCGGGCTGGCTGGGGCCGTGGATCTCGCAATCTCCGGCGACGCCGGATCTCCTGGCCGAGGCCGGATATCGCTACCTGCTCGACTGGGCGCACGACGACCAGCCGATCTGGTTCGCGACCCGGGACGGCGGGCGCATCCTCTCGGTGCCCTACCCGCAGGAGTTGAACGACATCCCGGCGATCGTCGCCCGCAAGGAGACGGGCACGCATTTCGCCGAGATGATCGTCGAGACCTTCGAGGAGATGCTGGACCAGTCCCGCAGGGCGCCGCTGGTGATGGGCATCGCGCTCCACCCCTACATCGTCGGCCAGCCCCATCGGCTGCGCCCCCTGCGGCGGGCGCTCCGGCACATCGCGGAGCGCCGCGATGCCGTGTGGATCACGACGCCGGGCGCGATCGCCGAGCACGCCGCCAGCCTTCAAGGCTGA
- a CDS encoding nuclear transport factor 2 family protein — protein MSQHIAADATREAAAIVTAYLEASMVPDPETAARYIAPDLEIVFTGARRFGHPREVTAFNAGRYAWVKKRMERLDVVPGEGQTTVYSLGTLYGAWPDGTAFEGNRYVDRFTVRDGLIVTMEVWNDSAERLLTRAGLAD, from the coding sequence ATGAGCCAGCACATCGCCGCCGACGCGACGCGGGAGGCCGCCGCGATCGTCACCGCCTATCTCGAAGCCTCGATGGTCCCGGACCCGGAGACCGCCGCCCGCTACATCGCGCCCGATCTGGAGATCGTGTTCACGGGGGCCCGGCGCTTCGGGCATCCGCGGGAGGTGACGGCGTTCAATGCCGGCCGCTACGCCTGGGTGAAGAAGCGCATGGAGCGCCTCGACGTGGTGCCGGGCGAGGGGCAGACCACGGTCTACAGCCTCGGCACGCTCTACGGCGCGTGGCCGGACGGCACCGCGTTCGAGGGCAACCGTTACGTCGACCGATTCACCGTCCGCGACGGGCTGATCGTCACGATGGAGGTCTGGAACGACAGCGCCGAGCGGCTGCTGACGCGGGCGGGCCTCGCCGACTGA